From Denitrovibrio acetiphilus DSM 12809, the proteins below share one genomic window:
- a CDS encoding FtsB family cell division protein, with translation MKVNIVFLIVIAVLAAYMIFGHNGLLKYRELVRIKNNYELQLHVTEKKVNDLDNELKQVRKNVEYLEMVIKKELSLKKPDEDLYIIEDPKDTPEGTPEKNK, from the coding sequence ATGAAGGTTAATATAGTTTTCCTGATAGTAATAGCCGTTCTTGCCGCCTATATGATATTTGGTCATAACGGTCTGCTTAAATACAGGGAACTTGTACGCATAAAAAATAATTATGAGCTTCAGCTTCATGTCACAGAGAAAAAAGTGAACGATCTCGATAATGAGCTTAAGCAAGTGCGTAAGAATGTCGAATATCTTGAAATGGTTATTAAGAAAGAACTAAGCCTTAAGAAACCTGACGAAGACCTGTATATTATCGAAGACCCTAAAGATACTCCCGAAGGAACTCCTGAAAAGAATAAATGA
- a CDS encoding DUF4416 family protein — MVTGGGFKQTGMVIYFNAILYNKDLVKDPDSIAAPIFGEPILRSPEFDFSHTSYYEREMGQNLVKYFALYDRIEQPDDLPDYKIHAVSIEDGLQQDCKRVINIDPGYVAMEKIVAASTKNFTHRVYLRDNIYGDLQLYRRKGRYVPLEWTFQDYSFDSTLGFFEKARKLLEESIGMSDTCGIVPSR, encoded by the coding sequence ATGGTTACGGGCGGCGGTTTTAAACAAACCGGAATGGTTATCTATTTTAATGCGATACTCTACAACAAAGACCTGGTGAAAGATCCGGATTCTATAGCTGCACCTATTTTTGGTGAGCCTATACTGAGGTCTCCGGAGTTCGACTTTTCCCATACTTCATACTATGAACGTGAGATGGGGCAGAATCTTGTAAAATACTTTGCGCTTTATGACAGGATTGAGCAGCCTGACGACCTTCCTGATTATAAGATACATGCCGTCAGCATCGAAGACGGGCTTCAGCAGGACTGCAAACGAGTGATCAACATTGATCCAGGTTATGTTGCAATGGAAAAAATCGTTGCTGCCAGTACAAAAAACTTCACCCACAGAGTTTATCTCAGAGATAATATCTACGGAGATCTTCAGCTTTACCGCAGAAAAGGGCGCTATGTTCCTCTGGAGTGGACATTTCAGGACTATTCTTTTGATTCTACGCTTGGGTTTTTCGAAAAGGCACGTAAGCTTCTGGAAGAGAGTATCGGAATGTCTGACACTTGCGGTATTGTCCCTTCAAGATAA
- the hfq gene encoding RNA chaperone Hfq: MSKKINIQDVFLNHLRKRRISATIYLVNGVKIEGYVKGFDNFVVILKDESQKMIYKHAISTIEPSEEILEIEMN; this comes from the coding sequence ATGAGCAAAAAGATCAATATTCAGGATGTATTTCTCAATCACCTTAGAAAAAGGCGCATATCTGCGACTATATACCTTGTTAACGGTGTAAAAATCGAAGGCTATGTGAAAGGCTTCGACAATTTCGTTGTAATACTTAAAGATGAATCTCAGAAGATGATCTACAAACACGCAATTTCAACCATCGAGCCGTCTGAGGAGATTCTCGAAATCGAAATGAACTGA
- the miaA gene encoding tRNA (adenosine(37)-N6)-dimethylallyltransferase MiaA, translated as MRIPVITGPTAAGKTAVVLGLAERYNIEIISADAYQVYKYMDIGTAKADSEELKKAPHHLIDIYTPDKTYSAGVFFEQAQKCIRDILGRGNIPVVAGGTGMYVETLQKGIFAGPDRDENIRRDIEDQMEQKGAEALYEELAGIDPVFAEKIKPADRARIMRGLELNRQLKMNVGDAQAEFHRNPDYDYAIFVLTEEREKIYNRINRRVDLMINSGWEKEVQKLLEMGYSEKLDSFKAIGYRDIAGCIRDKVSVDTVSEKIKTRTRNFAKRQLTWFRHMSEIKYVDLSDANELKRLDKFFFT; from the coding sequence ATGAGAATACCTGTGATAACTGGTCCTACGGCAGCCGGAAAGACTGCTGTTGTGCTGGGGCTTGCCGAGAGATACAATATTGAGATAATAAGTGCTGATGCGTATCAGGTTTATAAATATATGGATATCGGAACAGCAAAGGCGGACTCAGAAGAGCTTAAAAAAGCTCCGCATCACCTGATAGATATCTATACACCGGACAAAACTTATTCCGCCGGTGTGTTTTTCGAGCAGGCACAGAAATGCATAAGAGACATTCTCGGGCGTGGTAATATACCTGTTGTGGCAGGCGGTACAGGAATGTATGTCGAAACCCTCCAAAAGGGTATATTTGCAGGTCCTGACAGAGATGAGAATATCCGCAGGGACATCGAAGATCAGATGGAGCAAAAGGGTGCAGAGGCGCTTTATGAAGAGCTTGCAGGCATTGATCCAGTCTTTGCAGAGAAGATTAAGCCCGCAGACCGAGCACGAATCATGAGAGGGCTGGAGCTCAACCGTCAGCTTAAGATGAATGTCGGCGATGCTCAGGCAGAATTTCACCGTAACCCTGACTACGATTATGCAATTTTCGTTCTCACCGAAGAACGTGAAAAAATATATAACAGGATAAACAGGCGTGTTGACCTAATGATTAACTCCGGCTGGGAGAAAGAGGTTCAGAAATTACTTGAAATGGGATATAGTGAGAAGCTGGATTCATTTAAGGCCATAGGCTATCGTGACATAGCAGGCTGCATCAGAGACAAAGTAAGCGTGGATACTGTTTCTGAGAAAATCAAAACCAGAACAAGAAATTTCGCGAAACGTCAGCTGACATGGTTCAGACATATGTCAGAAATAAAATATGTGGACTTATCAGATGCAAATGAGTTAAAAAGATTAGATAAGTTCTTTTTTACTTGA
- the mutL gene encoding DNA mismatch repair endonuclease MutL, whose protein sequence is MNEILILSEDVANMVAAGEVVERPFNVVKELMENSADAGATRISVVVENGGVGMVRVTDNGRGILPDDLPAALQRFATSKIKNADDVYNVKTFGFRGEALAAISSVSDFSIRSCRKDYDGAEIRIKHGGTPSGVPAPAIEGTTVEVRSLFANVPARLKFFKSFSAEEREIAKFVRFFSVINPNIAIELSINGKNTYTATAGMDMTARAVQVTREKDLVYGESEYEGMKLSFVTSLATVQRYRKDMIIVGVNGRVVKDPSIVQAVVTAYHRMIPDGKFPACAVSLHVDPDKVDVNVHPAKTTVKLLDARDIFSFVHHNIKNRLDDAGHDQGVQMRTPDSTEHITSNSYSRPEPDTKYDHQFATQSYDIASEMEVVEYEHRSSAEIVHIPEQSGAESAVRVVGQLFNTVIVCEKDGEALFIDQHVAHERVLYEKFIREAAMTVPSVVMYEPLLINVGEDELAVAEDSKDVFDKFGYEIESFGGESLKVSRVPTDVLNRDIEAQVKGILADMLEERKDTSVDYRALVMSCKAAVKAGDKLEMHEMRRLVSDLFTTDNPYTCPHGRPIVFKQPEEFFLRKFGR, encoded by the coding sequence ATGAATGAAATATTAATATTAAGTGAAGATGTAGCAAATATGGTGGCCGCCGGCGAAGTTGTCGAGCGGCCGTTTAATGTCGTAAAAGAGCTGATGGAGAACTCCGCAGACGCAGGAGCAACACGCATATCCGTTGTTGTGGAGAATGGCGGTGTGGGGATGGTTCGTGTCACAGATAACGGTCGTGGCATTCTGCCGGACGATCTGCCTGCTGCACTACAGAGGTTTGCCACCAGCAAAATTAAAAATGCGGATGACGTTTATAATGTCAAAACCTTTGGTTTCAGAGGAGAGGCTCTCGCTGCCATCTCTTCTGTTTCTGATTTCTCTATAAGGTCGTGCAGAAAAGATTATGATGGTGCGGAGATACGCATTAAACACGGCGGAACTCCTTCCGGTGTGCCTGCCCCAGCCATAGAAGGGACAACCGTTGAGGTCAGGTCTCTCTTTGCAAACGTTCCTGCCAGACTGAAGTTTTTTAAAAGTTTCTCAGCAGAAGAGCGTGAAATTGCAAAATTTGTGCGTTTTTTCAGCGTGATAAATCCTAATATTGCCATCGAACTAAGCATTAACGGTAAAAACACTTATACAGCAACAGCGGGTATGGACATGACGGCGAGAGCTGTTCAGGTGACCCGCGAGAAAGACCTTGTCTACGGTGAGAGTGAATATGAAGGGATGAAGCTCAGTTTCGTAACTTCACTTGCCACTGTGCAGAGGTACAGAAAGGATATGATAATTGTAGGGGTGAACGGACGTGTTGTCAAAGACCCTTCGATTGTTCAGGCTGTTGTAACTGCCTATCACCGCATGATACCGGACGGGAAATTTCCTGCGTGTGCCGTTTCGCTTCATGTTGACCCTGATAAGGTCGATGTGAATGTTCACCCTGCCAAGACTACTGTAAAATTACTGGATGCCAGAGATATATTCAGCTTTGTGCATCACAATATAAAAAACAGGCTTGATGATGCCGGACACGATCAGGGGGTGCAGATGCGCACACCCGATTCGACAGAGCATATCACATCAAATTCCTATTCCAGACCGGAGCCGGATACAAAATATGACCACCAGTTCGCAACCCAGAGTTACGACATCGCAAGCGAAATGGAAGTTGTGGAATATGAGCACAGGAGCAGTGCGGAGATAGTCCATATCCCTGAGCAGTCCGGTGCAGAGAGCGCTGTGCGTGTGGTAGGGCAACTTTTCAACACTGTCATAGTTTGTGAGAAGGACGGGGAAGCTCTTTTTATCGACCAGCATGTTGCCCATGAGCGGGTTCTCTATGAAAAATTCATCAGGGAAGCAGCCATGACAGTTCCGAGCGTGGTTATGTATGAGCCGCTGCTGATTAATGTAGGTGAAGATGAACTCGCTGTGGCAGAAGACAGTAAAGATGTTTTTGATAAATTCGGCTACGAAATAGAGTCGTTCGGCGGTGAAAGCCTGAAAGTGAGCCGTGTGCCGACAGATGTTCTTAACCGTGACATAGAAGCTCAGGTCAAGGGGATATTGGCTGATATGCTGGAAGAGCGGAAAGATACCAGTGTTGATTACAGAGCACTTGTGATGAGCTGTAAGGCTGCTGTTAAAGCCGGCGACAAACTGGAGATGCATGAAATGCGGAGGCTTGTGAGCGACCTTTTCACCACTGACAATCCGTATACCTGTCCTCACGGCAGACCAATAGTTTTTAAACAGCCGGAAGAGTTTTTTCTCAGGAAGTTCGGCAGATGA
- a CDS encoding acetyl-CoA carboxylase carboxyltransferase subunit alpha — protein MPMHTLDFEAPILEIESRIDEIKNVSGIGSGDIDKELKSLEDKLAKMKANVYKKLTPPQKVMVARHPDRPYTLDYINNIFTDFVELHGDRLYRDDPAIVCGTAKLNGEPVLVMGHQKGRNTKENIYRNFGMANPEGYRKAQRMFEMAENFNRPLITFIDTPGAYPGIGAEERGQAEAIARCLMMMAELTVPMVTVVTGEGGSGGALGIAMGNRVAMLEHSIYAVISPEGCASILWKDAAYAGKAAEALKLTSEDLKELDIIDEIIQEPAGGAHRDHTLTAERVKDFLMRSLADLKKMSRDELFEDRYQKYRSMGVFAE, from the coding sequence ATGCCCATGCATACACTGGACTTTGAGGCTCCTATACTGGAGATCGAAAGCCGTATTGACGAGATTAAGAACGTTTCCGGTATCGGAAGCGGCGACATAGACAAAGAGCTGAAAAGCCTTGAAGACAAGCTGGCGAAGATGAAAGCCAATGTTTATAAGAAACTGACCCCGCCGCAGAAAGTTATGGTGGCGAGACATCCGGATAGACCTTATACGCTGGATTATATCAATAATATCTTTACTGATTTTGTTGAACTGCACGGCGACAGGCTTTACCGTGACGATCCGGCTATTGTCTGTGGAACTGCAAAGCTGAACGGTGAACCTGTTCTTGTTATGGGGCACCAGAAGGGGCGTAACACCAAAGAGAATATCTACCGAAACTTTGGTATGGCGAACCCCGAAGGCTACCGCAAGGCTCAGCGTATGTTTGAGATGGCGGAAAACTTCAACAGACCACTGATAACCTTTATAGATACACCCGGTGCATATCCCGGTATCGGTGCAGAAGAGAGAGGACAGGCGGAAGCTATAGCCAGATGTCTTATGATGATGGCGGAGCTAACTGTTCCTATGGTTACCGTTGTGACAGGTGAGGGTGGTTCCGGTGGCGCGCTCGGGATAGCTATGGGTAACCGTGTGGCGATGCTGGAGCACTCTATTTATGCTGTAATCAGCCCTGAAGGCTGTGCGTCTATCCTCTGGAAAGATGCTGCCTATGCCGGTAAAGCAGCAGAAGCGCTTAAGCTCACATCAGAAGACCTTAAAGAGCTGGATATTATCGACGAGATAATACAGGAGCCTGCGGGCGGTGCCCACAGAGACCATACACTGACAGCAGAGAGGGTGAAAGATTTTCTTATGCGCTCTCTCGCAGATTTGAAAAAGATGTCCAGAGATGAACTTTTTGAAGACAGATATCAAAAGTACCGTTCGATGGGTGTCTTTGCAGAATAA
- a CDS encoding DsbA family protein: MKKLILTLMAFAMLFTGQAFAEDIGAKVESGMKKYFKENEIPLDIKIQVISKVKEPKGLYFIQMTLSDPASGRSQEQFVFSDGKYIMPDILTIDGNTSLKDILTFNASEKVEMDLSKLTLMEGNKDAKHVIVKVSDFQCPYCRKAYEYLHSEIERRNLDVAVYMMHLPLSFHPKAQIYAQIFEAGKEVGADFGDDLYRTNKEFDAKPDEEIIEHFAKMTKDAAKFKALVKSPSVAGKIKMQADMAADLGITGTPELFFDGKPVGGFKQSMYNLALDSFK; the protein is encoded by the coding sequence ATGAAAAAATTGATTTTAACCCTGATGGCATTCGCAATGTTGTTTACAGGGCAGGCTTTTGCGGAAGATATCGGAGCAAAAGTCGAAAGTGGTATGAAGAAATATTTTAAAGAGAATGAGATTCCGCTTGATATAAAAATACAGGTTATAAGCAAAGTTAAAGAGCCTAAAGGACTTTATTTTATACAAATGACACTTTCTGATCCGGCATCAGGACGGAGTCAGGAACAGTTTGTTTTTTCAGACGGCAAGTACATCATGCCGGACATACTCACCATTGACGGAAACACAAGCCTTAAGGATATTCTGACATTTAATGCTTCCGAAAAGGTTGAGATGGATCTTTCAAAACTTACTCTCATGGAAGGTAACAAAGACGCCAAACATGTTATTGTAAAAGTGAGCGATTTCCAGTGTCCGTATTGCAGAAAGGCGTACGAGTACCTCCACAGCGAAATTGAAAGGCGGAATCTTGATGTTGCTGTTTATATGATGCACCTTCCACTTTCATTCCATCCGAAAGCACAGATTTATGCTCAGATATTTGAAGCTGGTAAAGAGGTGGGCGCAGATTTCGGTGACGACCTTTACAGAACAAATAAAGAGTTTGATGCCAAACCGGATGAGGAGATTATAGAGCATTTCGCTAAGATGACAAAAGATGCAGCGAAATTTAAAGCCCTTGTTAAGTCACCTTCCGTTGCAGGCAAAATTAAAATGCAGGCTGATATGGCTGCTGATCTCGGCATCACAGGCACACCAGAGCTCTTCTTCGACGGGAAACCTGTTGGCGGATTTAAACAGAGCATGTATAATCTTGCTCTGGACAGCTTTAAGTAA
- the ileS gene encoding isoleucine--tRNA ligase: MDYKDTLNLPKTDFPMKASLTTKEPERLKKWEEDKVYEKMLAARDKNNPYILHDGPPYANGEIHIGHAMNKILKDIIIKIKAFEGYYTPYVPGWDCHGLPIEHKVDKKLGKKKYEMSKSEIRKECRKYADKFIDVQRQGFIRLGGFGDWYNPYITMDYKYEAKTLEELYRFFDNGGVYKGLKPVYWCTSCTTALAEAEVEYDNHTSTSVFVKFPMKDEFKAKFGLAESDKVSAVIWTTTPWTLPANLGICVNADLEYSIIKITETCNKNLAEGEYIILATELAEKLKEDFQIHASESAKVFRGTELERVEFKHAFYDRISLGILGSHVTLEAGTGLVHTAPGHGQEDYQVGLQYGLEIYNPVDDRGVYRPNVEIFGGEHINKAGPKIVEMMDEQGSLLSHSDISHSYPHCWRCKSPVIFRATPQWFIGMEINDLRQKALDEIKKVRWTPSWGENRLTTMIENRPDWCISRQRTWGVPIAVFLCEDCGEVVTSKEIQANVVKAFEEEGADAWFDRPNEDFIPAGTTCKCGGTRFSKETDILDVWFDSGTSHSAVLEERDELSWPANMYLEGSDQHRGWFHSSLLESVGSRGVAPYKEVLTHGFAMDGKGRKMSKSLGNTVDPKEIINKFGAEILRLWVSAEDYTEDVRISQDIIQRLVESYRKIRNTARYLLGNISDFNPDTDMVAFEDMLDLDRYALVRWQQVKKRIYEAYDNYQFHTFYHAFINFCIGDLSSFYLDILKDRLYAYKYDSRERRSAQTVLFKMVREMSILMAPVLSFTADEIFEFIPDYKGKGENIFIEKFAPVEELKDEANTAKWKKILEVRKEVTKALEIARAEKTIGHPLDADIILGVDAETAKALVADEGIERIFIVSEVKIVDPSELSDCHVSEEGNIKVKVTPSENSKCERCWTKSPTVGEKTEGICSRCAEALS, encoded by the coding sequence ATGGACTACAAAGATACGCTTAACCTTCCAAAGACTGATTTCCCTATGAAAGCCAGTCTGACGACCAAAGAACCGGAGAGATTAAAAAAATGGGAAGAAGACAAGGTCTACGAAAAAATGCTCGCCGCAAGAGACAAAAACAACCCATATATACTTCACGACGGTCCTCCTTATGCCAACGGCGAAATCCACATCGGACACGCCATGAACAAAATTCTGAAAGACATTATTATTAAAATTAAAGCTTTTGAAGGGTATTACACACCTTATGTCCCTGGATGGGACTGCCACGGTCTGCCCATCGAACACAAGGTAGACAAAAAGCTGGGCAAAAAGAAATATGAAATGTCCAAATCTGAAATACGCAAAGAGTGCCGTAAATACGCTGACAAGTTCATAGATGTTCAGCGTCAGGGTTTTATACGTCTCGGCGGTTTCGGCGACTGGTACAACCCTTACATTACTATGGACTATAAATATGAGGCTAAAACACTCGAAGAACTTTACCGCTTTTTCGATAACGGCGGAGTGTATAAGGGGCTGAAACCTGTATACTGGTGCACAAGCTGCACCACTGCCCTTGCCGAGGCAGAGGTGGAATACGATAACCACACATCAACATCTGTGTTTGTCAAATTCCCTATGAAAGATGAATTCAAGGCTAAGTTCGGTCTGGCAGAATCAGATAAAGTTTCTGCTGTTATCTGGACAACAACACCCTGGACTCTGCCGGCAAACCTCGGAATATGCGTCAACGCAGACCTTGAATATTCCATCATAAAAATCACTGAAACTTGTAATAAAAACCTCGCTGAAGGTGAATACATAATCCTCGCCACTGAGCTTGCAGAAAAGCTTAAAGAGGATTTCCAGATACACGCATCTGAATCTGCCAAAGTATTCAGAGGAACCGAGCTTGAAAGAGTAGAGTTCAAACATGCATTCTACGACAGGATTTCTCTCGGCATACTCGGCAGCCATGTCACGCTGGAAGCCGGTACAGGACTTGTCCACACTGCTCCCGGTCACGGTCAGGAAGACTATCAGGTCGGGCTTCAGTACGGGCTCGAGATATACAACCCTGTAGATGACAGAGGCGTATACAGACCGAATGTTGAGATATTCGGCGGAGAACACATCAATAAAGCAGGCCCGAAAATAGTCGAAATGATGGATGAGCAAGGGTCACTCCTCTCTCACAGTGACATAAGCCACTCATACCCTCACTGCTGGAGATGTAAAAGCCCTGTTATTTTCCGTGCAACACCTCAGTGGTTTATCGGCATGGAGATAAACGACCTCCGTCAAAAAGCGCTGGACGAAATCAAAAAAGTGCGCTGGACACCATCATGGGGAGAAAACAGGCTCACAACTATGATAGAAAACAGACCCGACTGGTGTATAAGCAGACAGAGAACATGGGGTGTCCCTATTGCTGTGTTCTTATGTGAGGACTGCGGAGAAGTTGTTACCAGTAAAGAAATTCAGGCTAATGTTGTGAAAGCATTCGAAGAAGAAGGCGCTGACGCATGGTTTGACAGACCAAATGAAGACTTTATTCCGGCGGGAACAACATGCAAATGCGGAGGAACAAGATTCTCTAAAGAGACAGATATACTTGATGTGTGGTTTGACTCCGGTACATCTCACTCTGCGGTACTTGAGGAACGTGACGAGCTTTCATGGCCTGCGAATATGTACCTCGAAGGTTCTGACCAGCACAGAGGGTGGTTTCACTCTTCCCTGCTTGAAAGTGTCGGTTCAAGGGGCGTTGCGCCGTATAAAGAGGTTCTCACACACGGTTTTGCTATGGACGGTAAAGGACGCAAAATGTCCAAGTCTCTTGGCAATACTGTTGACCCCAAAGAGATAATAAACAAATTCGGCGCAGAGATACTCCGCCTGTGGGTTTCTGCTGAGGACTATACAGAAGATGTCCGCATATCGCAGGATATAATACAGCGTCTGGTGGAATCATACAGAAAGATAAGAAACACAGCCAGATACCTTCTAGGCAACATCAGCGACTTTAACCCTGACACAGATATGGTGGCGTTTGAAGATATGCTCGACCTCGACAGATACGCTCTGGTAAGGTGGCAGCAGGTAAAAAAACGCATATACGAAGCCTATGACAACTACCAGTTCCATACCTTCTACCATGCATTCATAAATTTCTGCATAGGCGACCTGTCATCCTTTTATCTGGACATCCTGAAAGACAGGCTATACGCATATAAATATGACTCACGCGAACGCAGATCCGCACAAACAGTGCTCTTCAAGATGGTTCGCGAAATGAGTATACTTATGGCTCCTGTCCTCTCTTTCACAGCGGATGAGATATTTGAGTTCATCCCTGATTACAAAGGTAAGGGTGAAAACATTTTCATAGAAAAATTCGCACCTGTCGAAGAACTTAAAGACGAAGCAAACACCGCCAAGTGGAAAAAGATACTTGAAGTCCGTAAAGAAGTTACGAAAGCTCTGGAAATCGCCCGTGCGGAAAAAACAATCGGTCACCCGCTGGACGCAGACATCATCCTCGGTGTAGATGCTGAGACAGCTAAAGCTCTCGTTGCTGACGAGGGAATAGAGCGTATTTTCATCGTTTCTGAAGTTAAGATAGTTGATCCTTCTGAGCTTTCAGACTGCCACGTTTCAGAAGAAGGAAATATAAAAGTTAAAGTAACACCTTCTGAAAACAGCAAATGTGAGAGATGCTGGACAAAGTCCCCGACTGTCGGTGAGAAGACTGAAGGGATATGCAGCAGATGTGCTGAGGCTCTTTCATAA
- the lspA gene encoding signal peptidase II produces the protein MKKILISSVVFIVILDQWTKLYIKNNFDLYELRPVIDGFFSITYVLNPGAAFGMLAKLDDSYRQGFFVIITAVAILAVIYLMSKEKDMKIRLVSYTLILAGAIGNFIDRIYIGKVVDFLHFYYKQYQWPAFNVADIAISVGIGILFLDYIILSNRSKR, from the coding sequence ATGAAAAAAATACTTATATCGTCAGTTGTGTTCATTGTAATTCTTGATCAGTGGACGAAACTGTATATTAAAAATAATTTTGACCTTTACGAACTGCGACCTGTTATCGACGGTTTTTTCAGCATCACCTATGTGCTGAACCCGGGCGCTGCATTCGGTATGCTCGCAAAGCTTGACGATTCATACAGACAGGGATTTTTCGTAATCATCACAGCAGTTGCGATACTGGCTGTGATATACCTGATGTCTAAAGAGAAAGACATGAAGATACGCCTTGTGTCATACACCCTTATACTGGCAGGTGCCATAGGCAACTTTATTGACAGGATTTACATAGGCAAGGTCGTGGATTTCCTTCATTTCTACTACAAACAGTATCAGTGGCCTGCGTTCAACGTGGCGGATATCGCTATCTCTGTGGGCATAGGGATTCTGTTTCTGGACTACATAATTTTAAGCAACAGGAGCAAAAGATAA
- the purH gene encoding bifunctional phosphoribosylaminoimidazolecarboxamide formyltransferase/IMP cyclohydrolase, with translation MKVMPKTALISVSDKSGIVEFARGLKKHDVKIISTGGTAKLLAESGIDIIEIGDFTGFPEMLDGRVKTLHPKVHGGILNIRDNEAHQATMQEHGLENIDMVVVNLYPFEATVAKGADHEEVVENIDIGGPSMIRSAAKNHKFVTIVVDNGDFDRVLTEMDNGGTELETRIDLARKAYSHTGVYDSIIAGYFNRKLGVKFPEEIAIPARKKQPMRYGENPHQESAFYVKPLVNEASVATGRQLHGKELSFNNIVDIQATLELIKEFRQPAVAIIKHTNPCGCAVGETLSEAYDKALECDPVSAFGGIVGVNREVDRELADKLSNIFLEVVLAPSFSEDALEVLQAKKNIRLIELGDITGGRDNELDIKNVTGGILLQDRDLHEIEDIRKLDIPTDRKPTKEEYEALNFAWIVAKHVKSNAIIYTKADRTIGVGAGQMSRVDSSKIAASKAKTDLKGAAMASDAFFPFRDSVDEAAERGITAIISPGGSIRDEEVITAANEHGIAMVFTGVRHFKH, from the coding sequence ATGAAAGTAATGCCGAAAACCGCATTGATCAGCGTCTCTGACAAAAGCGGAATCGTTGAGTTCGCAAGAGGACTTAAAAAGCACGATGTTAAGATCATCTCCACAGGAGGAACAGCAAAACTCCTCGCTGAAAGCGGTATCGATATTATTGAGATCGGCGATTTTACAGGGTTTCCTGAAATGCTTGACGGCAGAGTTAAAACCTTACACCCAAAAGTGCACGGCGGAATTCTAAATATCCGTGATAATGAGGCACATCAGGCAACAATGCAAGAGCACGGTCTCGAAAACATAGACATGGTTGTTGTAAACCTCTACCCCTTTGAGGCAACTGTAGCGAAAGGCGCAGACCATGAAGAGGTTGTAGAAAATATCGACATCGGCGGTCCTTCTATGATTCGTTCCGCAGCTAAAAATCATAAATTCGTCACTATCGTTGTCGATAACGGCGACTTCGACAGAGTGCTCACAGAGATGGACAACGGCGGCACAGAGCTTGAAACACGTATCGACCTCGCCAGAAAAGCATACTCTCACACAGGTGTTTACGACTCTATCATAGCCGGCTACTTTAACCGTAAACTCGGCGTAAAATTCCCAGAAGAAATCGCTATTCCGGCACGTAAAAAACAACCTATGAGATATGGCGAGAACCCTCATCAGGAATCTGCTTTTTATGTTAAACCTCTTGTAAATGAAGCCTCTGTCGCAACAGGAAGGCAGTTACACGGTAAAGAGCTGTCATTCAACAACATAGTAGACATTCAGGCGACACTTGAGCTTATCAAAGAATTCAGACAGCCGGCTGTGGCCATTATTAAGCATACAAACCCCTGCGGATGTGCAGTCGGTGAAACACTGTCCGAAGCATACGACAAAGCTCTTGAGTGTGACCCTGTATCTGCATTCGGAGGTATAGTCGGTGTTAACCGTGAAGTGGACAGAGAACTTGCCGACAAGCTTTCCAACATCTTTCTTGAGGTTGTACTCGCTCCGTCTTTCTCCGAAGATGCGCTGGAAGTGCTTCAAGCCAAAAAGAATATAAGGCTCATAGAGCTTGGCGATATAACAGGCGGACGCGACAACGAACTGGATATTAAAAATGTCACAGGCGGAATTCTCCTTCAGGACAGAGACCTGCACGAAATAGAAGATATCAGAAAACTGGACATCCCCACTGACAGAAAACCGACCAAAGAGGAATATGAAGCACTCAACTTTGCATGGATAGTTGCAAAACATGTTAAATCAAATGCTATAATCTATACAAAAGCAGACAGAACAATAGGTGTGGGCGCAGGGCAGATGAGCCGTGTGGATTCTTCCAAAATTGCAGCATCCAAAGCTAAAACAGACCTTAAAGGCGCAGCTATGGCATCTGATGCTTTCTTCCCTTTCAGAGACAGTGTGGACGAAGCCGCAGAAAGAGGCATCACAGCCATTATCTCCCCCGGAGGATCTATCAGAGACGAAGAGGTGATAACTGCTGCGAACGAACATGGCATTGCTATGGTTTTCACAGGCGTGCGCCATTTCAAACATTAA